In a genomic window of Deltaproteobacteria bacterium:
- a CDS encoding sigma 54-interacting transcriptional regulator: protein MRFPIPSSWNGIFGSDLPNWSIRKRLFYTLIPPIVFILAATGYVTYRTSCHYLNLALSRNSGLMAMAQAREIENALNTAKEELLLLAAVPVTPESLRHFMSSRVALRKGLYREIAFRGETPEQSLVLVATTDGISEVSALKAASMPSGPLSNGPAGGSRPGSVEISPVTGVIYPSLETGQISRSLSFTVIRLSTPSLAPNGVLTLSVDVAHLRNILSLYNSSKSPLYAFPRTAEKRYSYFFDTYGWILFQSEGVEETERKLDTDIARSGITGDLGKPGLEAAFRPDSRLERFWTMVVDVQQGKNGLIPVGETLDSKRSVSRPRFLGYAPVRFQPDEKSPAQVFGGVAFWDTSLLTMIASFRQFDVLFIITVITIAFISALIFFLSLAITRPILLLSDEVAKMQAKGRLHPIDVPAVDQETTALRDSINAMIQSLLVQGRQLREKEEHIEVARQNQRVRMEELAGPDLGEGRGLGIVGTSQAVGNMLSLVKKAASVDADVLIIGETGTGKELAAEAVHKLSDRAGGPFISINCGALDENLLLDALFGHVKGAFSEARSDRKGAFPAAYGGTLHLDEIGNASPKVQQSLLRALAVRRIRPLGSDEEVPFDCRIIAATNADLLEHVKNGSFREDLYYRLKVINIPTPPLREHREDIPRLAAYFLQDAAKVLKKDHVDLSRGALDRLMEHSWPGNIRELKHCITRAVAMAESDLIFPEDLKFDESIMFSYNEPDSSIAAGRAGRPLAPPKAETASAGQADSEEISHRLNARQQKAWTLMLSRESIVRAEYQQLVGGDIPDRTAQHDLSDMVQKGLLKKVGKGPATQYYPVRKDIAQ, encoded by the coding sequence ATGCGTTTTCCCATCCCATCATCCTGGAACGGTATTTTCGGAAGCGATCTCCCCAACTGGAGCATCCGAAAGAGGCTTTTTTACACGCTGATTCCGCCCATCGTGTTCATATTGGCTGCAACCGGCTACGTCACTTACCGCACCTCCTGCCATTATCTGAACCTGGCCCTGTCGCGCAATTCCGGCCTAATGGCCATGGCCCAGGCCAGGGAGATCGAAAACGCCCTGAACACCGCGAAAGAGGAACTGCTTCTGCTGGCAGCGGTGCCGGTCACTCCTGAGTCCCTGAGGCATTTCATGTCTTCCAGGGTCGCCTTGCGAAAGGGGCTATACAGGGAAATCGCTTTTCGGGGGGAAACGCCAGAACAATCCCTGGTCCTGGTGGCGACAACGGATGGAATCTCCGAAGTGTCAGCCCTTAAAGCCGCCTCCATGCCGTCAGGTCCCCTTTCCAACGGCCCTGCCGGTGGCTCGCGGCCCGGCTCCGTTGAAATTTCGCCCGTTACAGGCGTTATCTATCCCAGCCTGGAAACCGGGCAGATTTCCAGAAGCCTGTCTTTTACGGTAATCCGGCTTTCAACTCCGAGCCTTGCGCCCAACGGGGTGCTGACGCTTTCTGTTGATGTCGCACATCTGAGAAACATCCTCTCCCTCTACAATTCCTCCAAATCTCCGCTGTACGCTTTCCCGAGGACTGCGGAAAAACGGTACAGTTATTTTTTCGATACCTACGGATGGATTCTTTTTCAGTCCGAGGGGGTGGAGGAAACCGAGAGAAAGCTCGATACCGATATCGCCCGGTCCGGGATAACGGGCGACCTTGGAAAGCCCGGGCTTGAAGCCGCATTTCGCCCCGACTCCCGCCTTGAGCGCTTCTGGACAATGGTGGTGGACGTTCAGCAGGGAAAGAACGGGCTTATTCCAGTGGGGGAAACCCTGGACTCCAAAAGATCGGTTTCCCGCCCGCGATTTTTGGGTTATGCGCCGGTAAGGTTCCAGCCGGACGAAAAATCCCCGGCCCAGGTTTTTGGTGGCGTCGCCTTTTGGGATACCAGCCTTCTTACCATGATCGCCTCATTCAGGCAGTTTGACGTGCTTTTCATAATAACCGTAATCACCATTGCCTTCATTTCAGCCTTGATATTCTTCTTGTCCCTGGCCATTACCAGGCCCATCCTGCTTCTGTCGGATGAGGTGGCCAAGATGCAGGCGAAAGGGCGCCTCCACCCCATCGACGTGCCCGCCGTTGACCAGGAGACCACGGCTCTCCGGGATTCCATCAACGCCATGATCCAGTCTCTGCTGGTTCAGGGCAGGCAATTGAGGGAGAAGGAGGAGCACATTGAGGTTGCGAGGCAAAACCAGAGGGTCCGAATGGAGGAACTCGCCGGGCCGGATTTGGGGGAGGGGCGGGGGCTGGGCATCGTGGGGACGAGCCAGGCGGTCGGCAACATGCTTTCCCTTGTAAAAAAGGCCGCGTCGGTTGACGCTGATGTTCTGATTATCGGCGAAACAGGTACAGGAAAAGAGCTTGCAGCCGAGGCCGTCCATAAATTGAGCGACCGGGCAGGAGGCCCGTTCATTTCGATAAATTGCGGGGCATTGGACGAGAATCTGCTTCTGGACGCCCTTTTCGGGCACGTGAAGGGCGCGTTTTCCGAGGCCAGATCGGACCGCAAGGGAGCCTTTCCCGCCGCCTACGGCGGAACCCTGCATCTGGACGAGATAGGAAACGCCTCGCCGAAGGTTCAGCAGTCGCTCTTGCGGGCCCTTGCCGTGCGAAGGATACGGCCCCTGGGCAGCGACGAGGAGGTTCCCTTTGATTGCCGCATCATTGCGGCAACCAACGCAGATCTTCTGGAGCACGTGAAGAACGGCTCCTTCCGGGAGGACCTTTATTACAGGCTGAAAGTCATCAACATTCCGACGCCTCCCCTGCGGGAGCACAGGGAGGACATCCCCCGCCTTGCTGCATATTTTCTGCAGGATGCCGCCAAGGTCCTCAAAAAAGACCATGTGGACCTTTCCCGTGGAGCTCTTGACCGCCTGATGGAGCATTCGTGGCCGGGCAATATCCGCGAGCTGAAGCACTGCATAACAAGGGCCGTGGCAATGGCCGAATCCGACTTGATTTTCCCCGAGGACTTAAAGTTTGACGAGTCGATAATGTTTTCTTACAACGAGCCGGATTCTTCCATAGCGGCAGGAAGGGCAGGCAGGCCGCTTGCGCCGCCAAAGGCTGAAACCGCCTCTGCCGGGCAGGCTGATTCCGAAGAAATCAGCCACCGCCTGAACGCCCGGCAGCAGAAGGCCTGGACCCTCATGCTTTCCAGGGAATCCATAGTAAGGGCCGAATACCAGCAACTGGTCGGGGGCGACATTCCTGATCGCACGGCCCAGCACGACCTTTCGGACATGGTTCAAAAAGGCCTGTTGAAAAAGGTTGGAAAAGGACCCGCAACGCAGTATTATCCTGTTCGTAAAGATATTGCGCAATAA
- a CDS encoding universal stress protein — protein sequence MKILAALDQTTSGQTVLEKAVDMARQQDAQLSILLVAENFSDIGDVFDPGEVNQKLITSAREAGEKYRKAAEALGVSVKVMVESGVSPADVIVKAAETAKADLIVLGRRTKKGLDRFLIGSVASKVVAHAPCSVLVVR from the coding sequence ATGAAAATTCTGGCGGCTCTCGATCAAACCACCTCTGGTCAGACTGTTCTGGAAAAGGCGGTTGACATGGCCAGGCAGCAGGACGCCCAACTCAGCATCCTGTTGGTGGCGGAAAACTTTAGCGACATCGGGGATGTTTTCGATCCCGGAGAAGTGAACCAGAAACTCATAACAAGCGCCAGGGAGGCCGGGGAAAAATACCGCAAGGCTGCGGAAGCCCTGGGCGTCTCCGTCAAGGTGATGGTCGAATCCGGCGTTTCACCGGCTGACGTCATCGTCAAGGCGGCTGAAACGGCAAAGGCCGACCTCATCGTCCTTGGCAGGCGCACCAAGAAGGGTCTGGACCGTTTTCTCATCGGCTCCGTGGCATCAAAGGTTGTGGCCCATGCGCCCTGCTCGGTGCTCGTTGTCCGGTAA
- a CDS encoding sulfite exporter TauE/SafE family protein, translating into MEWLYILMPIAGVKIFWPGLIILGVGVGIIGGFFGMGGAWMVTPGLNILGFPMAFAIGTDIAHMAGKSLISTMRHGKFGNVDYKLGMIMLVGTVGGFEIGARMVMWLERAGNVEVVVRWIYMALLALIAWMVFHDVAKKRAKDRAAIEAGGEVDALSTGIEWHKTLHKIKIPPMIHLDVAGIYCTAWLPIAVSFFTGWLAGILGIGGGLIRMPALIYLIGCPTHVAVGTDLFEVMISGLYGAGTYTFKGRTELVAALIMLCGAAVGAQVGAVATKYIKGYGIRIAFGLAVIGCATSIFMKLIQPWVPHLKKALDAGATVLILGLVGSMSVYIFVKMVQGVQNELAMKKAKGA; encoded by the coding sequence ATGGAATGGTTGTATATCCTCATGCCCATAGCAGGCGTGAAAATTTTCTGGCCCGGTCTCATAATCCTGGGCGTCGGCGTCGGAATCATCGGCGGTTTTTTCGGCATGGGCGGAGCGTGGATGGTTACGCCCGGCCTGAACATACTCGGCTTCCCCATGGCCTTCGCCATCGGAACCGACATCGCCCACATGGCGGGCAAATCCCTCATTTCAACCATGAGGCACGGCAAATTCGGCAATGTTGACTACAAGCTCGGCATGATCATGCTCGTCGGCACCGTGGGAGGCTTTGAAATCGGCGCCCGCATGGTCATGTGGCTCGAGCGCGCAGGTAACGTGGAAGTGGTTGTGCGCTGGATATACATGGCGCTTTTGGCCCTCATCGCCTGGATGGTGTTCCACGATGTCGCCAAGAAAAGGGCCAAGGACAGGGCCGCCATTGAAGCAGGCGGCGAAGTCGACGCCCTGTCAACAGGCATCGAGTGGCACAAGACCCTGCACAAGATCAAGATTCCCCCCATGATCCACCTGGATGTAGCCGGTATCTACTGCACCGCGTGGCTCCCCATCGCAGTGAGCTTCTTCACCGGCTGGCTTGCAGGCATCCTTGGCATCGGCGGCGGTCTCATCCGTATGCCCGCCCTGATTTACCTCATCGGCTGCCCCACCCACGTCGCGGTGGGCACCGACCTTTTCGAGGTCATGATTTCCGGCCTTTACGGCGCTGGCACCTACACCTTCAAGGGCCGCACCGAGCTTGTGGCCGCCCTCATCATGCTGTGCGGAGCCGCAGTCGGCGCCCAGGTCGGCGCTGTCGCCACCAAGTACATCAAGGGTTACGGTATACGCATCGCCTTCGGGCTTGCGGTTATCGGATGCGCCACTTCCATCTTCATGAAACTTATACAGCCCTGGGTGCCTCATCTGAAAAAGGCGCTGGACGCCGGCGCCACGGTCCTCATACTGGGCCTTGTGGGCAGCATGTCGGTATACATCTTCGTGAAGATGGTTCAGGGAGTCCAAAACGAACTGGCCATGAAAAAGGCCAAAGGCGCTTAG
- a CDS encoding DUF4881 domain-containing protein: MANKRLMILMALIVPLGLIWGCSEYGKVDQGRAIAFDKEKGEVTLIRDKANDAQHPDYTILPPFVYKIPADRHEMGPEPKVGLRMKLDVDKNEIHIYDVLTNTFKTIVFTPVSIRKEVAKDDPEVFDKAAKKAKKFPVIDPVKKTITVFSGRQKVLATFKVPDEDFAREPYTWEAGDEIRVYYHQEGVAQRLMNVSKTDIFKK, translated from the coding sequence ATGGCGAACAAACGCTTGATGATACTCATGGCGCTCATTGTGCCGCTTGGCCTTATCTGGGGATGCTCGGAATACGGGAAGGTCGATCAGGGCCGGGCCATCGCCTTTGACAAGGAAAAAGGCGAAGTCACCTTGATCCGGGACAAGGCCAACGACGCCCAGCACCCGGATTACACCATACTTCCCCCCTTCGTGTACAAGATTCCGGCGGACAGGCACGAAATGGGGCCGGAGCCCAAGGTGGGCCTTCGCATGAAGCTCGATGTGGACAAAAACGAAATCCACATCTACGACGTTTTAACCAACACCTTCAAAACCATCGTGTTCACCCCGGTCAGCATCCGCAAGGAGGTGGCCAAGGATGACCCGGAGGTTTTCGACAAGGCCGCCAAAAAGGCCAAGAAGTTCCCGGTGATCGACCCCGTGAAGAAGACCATCACGGTCTTTTCGGGCCGCCAGAAGGTACTGGCCACCTTCAAGGTGCCTGACGAGGATTTCGCCCGCGAACCTTACACCTGGGAGGCCGGTGACGAGATAAGGGTTTACTATCACCAGGAAGGCGTGGCCCAGCGCCTGATGAACGTATCCAAAACCGACATCTTCAAGAAGTAG
- a CDS encoding phosphoenolpyruvate carboxykinase (ATP) produces MSTLKDKNGVTGLENIGRRHLRRIHRNLPTALLYQEILANREGQIAHLGPIVTRTGHFAELPDRHRYIVANEAGRKNVLWTDATQSMTPQQFGVMFSRLVSYMQNKEAYVQTVWVSAHPKHRVGLRIITETGWHSLFIRNLYRPIHEPGEGSDYSPDFTIAHAPGFISIPDSDGTSTTSFLVLNMGEKALFIGGTSYAGEISQAIFTVAGTILNQKGVFSLRCASNVGKNGDVALFLGRRGTGKTSLATDPDRAFMGDHGHGWDDDGVFAFEKGCYAKVSGISAEDQPELYACTQSFGTILENVTIDPDTTKIDLSDRSLTENTRAAYPATHLPGHVEDGMAGHPKNVFMLTKDAFGVLPPLARLSPEQAVYAFLSSYTSLFTEAKAGPSDPQPQFSACFGTCPIAMAPHEYALSFMEKIKRHEVTCWLMNTGWIGEPYGESERVSIALSRALVNAVTSGALENVEYETDPVFGYEIPVSCPDVPSQMLNPRNMARDSGEFEVRANRLAEEFMKDFDKFGDDMPEEVRSRLSRVMSLENMLDVVDLDFSM; encoded by the coding sequence ATGAGCACCTTGAAGGACAAAAACGGAGTAACCGGGCTGGAAAACATAGGAAGAAGGCACCTGCGCAGGATTCACCGCAACCTTCCCACCGCCTTGCTGTACCAGGAGATTCTTGCCAATCGTGAAGGGCAGATCGCCCACCTTGGCCCCATAGTCACCCGGACGGGGCATTTTGCCGAGCTTCCGGACCGCCACCGCTACATTGTGGCCAACGAGGCCGGGCGTAAAAACGTCCTCTGGACCGACGCCACACAGAGCATGACGCCGCAGCAGTTCGGGGTCATGTTTTCCCGCCTGGTTTCCTACATGCAGAACAAGGAGGCCTACGTCCAGACCGTCTGGGTCAGCGCCCATCCGAAGCACAGGGTGGGCTTGCGCATAATCACGGAAACCGGGTGGCACAGCCTTTTTATCCGCAATCTTTACCGGCCCATCCACGAGCCGGGCGAGGGAAGCGACTACTCGCCGGATTTCACCATAGCCCACGCCCCCGGCTTCATTTCCATACCGGATTCGGACGGAACCAGTACAACGTCTTTTCTGGTCCTGAACATGGGCGAGAAGGCCCTGTTCATAGGGGGAACCAGCTACGCGGGCGAGATCAGCCAGGCCATTTTCACGGTTGCCGGCACCATCCTCAATCAAAAAGGGGTGTTTTCCCTGCGCTGCGCCTCCAACGTGGGTAAAAATGGCGACGTGGCGCTTTTTCTGGGCCGCAGGGGAACGGGTAAGACCTCCCTTGCAACCGACCCGGACCGGGCCTTCATGGGCGATCACGGTCACGGATGGGACGACGACGGGGTGTTCGCCTTTGAAAAGGGCTGCTACGCCAAGGTTTCCGGAATATCAGCCGAAGACCAGCCTGAGCTTTACGCCTGCACCCAAAGCTTCGGGACCATCCTGGAAAACGTCACCATCGACCCGGACACCACAAAAATAGACCTCTCCGACCGGTCCCTCACCGAAAACACCCGCGCAGCCTATCCCGCCACGCACCTACCGGGGCACGTGGAAGACGGCATGGCGGGGCACCCCAAAAACGTCTTCATGCTCACCAAGGACGCCTTCGGCGTGCTTCCGCCCCTTGCCCGGCTTTCGCCGGAACAGGCTGTTTACGCTTTCCTGTCGTCCTACACGTCCCTTTTCACCGAGGCCAAGGCAGGCCCCTCCGATCCTCAGCCGCAGTTCTCGGCGTGTTTCGGAACCTGCCCCATAGCGATGGCCCCCCATGAGTATGCGTTAAGCTTCATGGAGAAGATAAAGAGGCACGAGGTGACCTGCTGGCTCATGAACACCGGCTGGATAGGGGAGCCCTACGGCGAAAGCGAGAGGGTGAGCATCGCCCTTTCCAGGGCCCTGGTAAACGCCGTCACAAGCGGGGCCCTGGAAAACGTGGAGTATGAAACCGACCCGGTTTTTGGCTACGAGATACCCGTCTCGTGCCCGGACGTGCCGTCCCAGATGCTCAATCCGCGCAACATGGCCAGGGACTCCGGGGAGTTCGAAGTGAGGGCGAACCGGCTCGCCGAGGAATTCATGAAGGATTTCGACAAGTTCGGCGATGACATGCCGGAAGAGGTGCGCTCGCGCCTCTCAAGGGTGATGAGCCTGGAGAATATGCTGGATGTTGTGGACTTAGACTTTTCAATGTAG
- a CDS encoding sigma-54-dependent Fis family transcriptional regulator, protein MAGEKQILVVDDERGMRDLLEIMLTREGYGVTVADSGKKALALLAAKSFDLVLCDIRLGDLSGLDVLHVARKLDPPPVVVMISAYATTETAVEAMNHGAFDYIPKPFDNEELKATVKNALLRKTIEQDKKELDSELARTVQFGRIVGSSPAMNKVFEVIRQAAPTRTNILITGESGTGKELIARAIHDQSPRKLKPFVVIHCGGIPESLLESELFGHLKGSFTGANQDKKGLFEAGSGGTIFLDEVGELNLSIQVKLLRVIQERMVKPVGGTQDISVDIRLVSATNKILEDEVIAGRFREDLFYRLNVIEIKVPPLRERREDLKLLAQHFLDKYSAEMGKKITKMSSYAIDMLNRYDFPGNVRELENMIERSVALSTTNIILPESLALSTHRRSKLAGDMRGWERGIELPFNGMDLDGFMAEVEKICIEKALSQAGGVKHKAAKLLGISMDSFRYRFDKHNPDSGPHEK, encoded by the coding sequence ATGGCCGGTGAAAAACAGATACTCGTGGTGGATGACGAGCGCGGTATGCGCGATCTTTTAGAGATCATGCTGACCCGCGAGGGCTACGGGGTGACAGTGGCGGATTCCGGGAAAAAGGCCCTGGCCCTTCTGGCCGCTAAGTCCTTTGACCTTGTGCTGTGCGACATCCGGCTGGGCGACCTTTCGGGCCTGGACGTTCTGCATGTGGCCAGGAAGCTCGATCCGCCGCCGGTGGTGGTGATGATTTCCGCCTACGCCACAACGGAAACAGCCGTGGAGGCCATGAACCATGGCGCCTTCGATTACATACCCAAGCCCTTCGACAACGAGGAACTGAAGGCCACCGTAAAAAACGCCCTTCTGCGCAAGACCATCGAGCAGGACAAGAAGGAACTGGACAGCGAGCTTGCCCGGACCGTCCAGTTTGGGCGCATCGTAGGCTCAAGCCCGGCCATGAACAAGGTTTTCGAGGTCATCAGGCAGGCCGCCCCCACCCGCACCAACATTCTTATCACGGGGGAATCAGGCACCGGGAAGGAGCTCATAGCCAGGGCCATTCACGACCAGAGCCCCCGGAAATTGAAGCCCTTCGTGGTCATCCACTGCGGCGGCATTCCCGAAAGCCTCCTGGAAAGCGAGCTGTTCGGGCATCTAAAGGGCTCCTTCACCGGAGCCAACCAGGACAAGAAGGGGCTTTTCGAGGCCGGAAGCGGGGGTACGATTTTTCTGGACGAGGTGGGGGAACTGAACCTTTCCATCCAGGTTAAACTTTTGCGGGTGATCCAGGAGCGAATGGTGAAGCCCGTGGGGGGCACCCAAGACATTTCGGTGGACATCCGCCTGGTGTCCGCCACCAACAAGATTCTGGAGGACGAGGTGATAGCCGGGCGTTTCCGGGAAGACCTCTTTTACCGCTTGAACGTCATCGAGATAAAGGTGCCGCCCTTAAGGGAGCGCCGGGAGGACCTCAAACTTCTGGCCCAGCATTTTCTCGATAAGTACTCTGCGGAAATGGGCAAGAAGATAACCAAGATGTCCTCTTACGCCATAGATATGCTGAACCGCTACGATTTTCCCGGAAACGTCCGGGAGCTCGAAAACATGATAGAAAGGTCGGTGGCCCTTTCCACCACCAACATAATTCTGCCGGAAAGCCTAGCCCTCTCCACCCACAGGCGAAGCAAGCTGGCGGGCGACATGCGGGGCTGGGAGCGCGGCATAGAGCTTCCGTTCAACGGCATGGACTTGGACGGCTTCATGGCCGAGGTTGAAAAAATCTGCATAGAAAAGGCCCTTTCCCAGGCTGGCGGCGTCAAGCACAAGGCGGCCAAGCTCCTGGGAATAAGCATGGATTCTTTCAGATACCGTTTCGACAAGCACAACCCGGACAGCGGCCCGCATGAAAAATGA
- a CDS encoding dihydroorotase, translating to MAIVIRNARIVCPLSGLDGPGDIVVDGGCIARVTPPKSADIGGFDTVIDARGMVAAPGFTDIHVHLREPGGEHKETIETGTAAAARGGFTTVCAMPNTSPVNDSARTTAFICKRAALTAKVRVLPIAAVTTGLLGLFLTDFAALKRAGAVALSDDGRPVNDAALMRSAMEKAKETGLVIASHSEEPGLSASGAVNEGPVSVILRVGGIPWAAETVAVARDVALCELTGARLHVCHVSREQTVEVIRLAKSRGVPVTAETAPHYFSLTDRAVLEKGALAKMNPPLGTERDRQAIVRGLADGTLDTIATDHAPHAKSDKDCGVDNAAFGIVGLETALPLGLSLVREGALTLTQLLAKLTVNPSLAFNLPHAGIAPGAPADIVLFDPDADFIVNAENFASKGRNTPFDGLSLKGVVRFTLFSGRVVFGTLPEGSSNGR from the coding sequence ATGGCCATCGTCATAAGAAACGCCAGGATCGTTTGCCCACTTTCCGGCCTGGACGGGCCGGGCGACATCGTGGTGGACGGCGGTTGCATAGCCAGGGTGACGCCCCCTAAAAGCGCGGACATAGGCGGCTTCGACACAGTAATCGACGCCAGGGGCATGGTGGCCGCTCCAGGCTTCACGGACATCCACGTTCATTTGCGGGAGCCCGGAGGCGAGCACAAGGAAACCATAGAAACGGGAACTGCGGCTGCGGCCAGGGGCGGGTTCACCACCGTCTGCGCCATGCCCAACACCAGCCCGGTCAACGATTCGGCCCGGACCACGGCCTTTATATGCAAGAGGGCGGCCCTCACCGCCAAGGTGAGGGTTTTACCAATAGCCGCCGTCACCACCGGGCTTCTTGGACTTTTCCTGACCGATTTTGCGGCCCTTAAAAGGGCGGGGGCCGTGGCCCTTTCCGACGACGGACGCCCGGTCAACGATGCGGCCCTCATGCGGAGCGCCATGGAAAAGGCGAAGGAGACGGGCCTTGTGATCGCCTCCCACAGCGAGGAACCCGGCCTTTCCGCCAGCGGCGCGGTGAACGAGGGGCCGGTGAGCGTCATCCTCAGGGTCGGCGGCATTCCCTGGGCCGCCGAGACGGTGGCGGTGGCCCGCGACGTCGCCCTTTGCGAGCTGACCGGGGCGAGGCTCCACGTCTGCCACGTGAGCCGGGAGCAGACGGTGGAGGTGATCCGCCTGGCCAAGTCTCGCGGGGTTCCGGTCACAGCCGAGACGGCCCCTCATTATTTCAGTCTCACCGACAGGGCCGTGCTTGAAAAGGGGGCTTTGGCCAAGATGAATCCGCCCCTTGGAACCGAAAGGGACAGGCAGGCCATTGTAAGGGGCCTTGCCGACGGAACCCTGGACACCATCGCCACCGATCATGCCCCCCACGCCAAGTCGGACAAGGACTGCGGCGTGGATAACGCGGCCTTCGGAATAGTGGGCCTTGAAACTGCGCTTCCCCTTGGCCTTTCCCTGGTGAGGGAAGGTGCGCTGACCCTGACGCAGCTTTTGGCCAAACTTACGGTAAACCCGTCTTTGGCCTTCAATCTGCCTCATGCGGGAATAGCGCCGGGCGCGCCCGCCGATATCGTGCTGTTCGACCCGGATGCCGACTTTATAGTAAACGCCGAAAACTTTGCTTCCAAGGGGCGCAACACGCCTTTTGACGGGCTTTCATTAAAAGGCGTGGTTCGCTTTACCCTGTTTTCCGGGCGCGTCGTTTTCGGAACGCTTCCCGAAGGAAGTTCCAATGGCCGGTGA
- the lepB gene encoding signal peptidase I, producing the protein MDHVENPIESISEKSPAAPTVEVARTKSRLRENVEALLIAIVLALFIRSFIVQPFKIPSGSMIPTLLIGDQIFVSKFSYGIRMPFTNTVLIPTGKPKRGDIAVFRFPQNKSVDYIKRVVAVENDIVQMRDRKIYINGVEVPDPHAHYTQEAAFARFEYGKTDFPATRVPPGKYFMMGDNRDNSNDSRFWGFVDFSEFRGRAKLVYWSWDWEKWRVRWGRIAKILR; encoded by the coding sequence ATGGATCACGTGGAAAACCCAATCGAATCAATCAGCGAAAAAAGCCCCGCCGCACCGACCGTTGAAGTGGCCAGAACAAAAAGCCGCCTTCGTGAAAACGTCGAGGCCCTTTTAATAGCCATAGTCCTGGCCCTTTTCATAAGGTCCTTCATCGTTCAGCCGTTTAAGATTCCTTCGGGCTCCATGATCCCCACGCTCCTTATCGGGGACCAGATATTCGTAAGCAAGTTTTCCTACGGCATCAGGATGCCCTTTACCAACACGGTCCTCATTCCCACCGGAAAGCCAAAGAGGGGCGACATCGCGGTATTCAGGTTTCCCCAGAACAAGTCCGTGGATTACATCAAACGCGTGGTGGCCGTTGAAAACGACATAGTCCAGATGAGGGACCGGAAAATCTACATCAACGGTGTGGAAGTCCCCGATCCTCACGCCCATTACACCCAGGAGGCCGCCTTTGCCCGGTTCGAGTACGGCAAGACGGATTTTCCGGCCACCAGGGTTCCGCCGGGCAAGTATTTCATGATGGGCGACAACAGGGACAACTCCAACGACAGCCGTTTCTGGGGCTTTGTGGATTTTTCCGAATTCAGGGGCCGGGCGAAGCTGGTTTACTGGTCCTGGGACTGGGAGAAATGGCGTGTTCGCTGGGGGCGGATAGCCAAAATCCTGCGCTGA
- a CDS encoding homocysteine biosynthesis protein: protein MARYKVEKTYEEINEKIRSGSVVVVTAEEMIGVVKEHGVEEAARHVDVVTTGTFAPMCSSGAFINFGHTSPTTKASKVWFNNVPAYAGVAAVDCYIGATEPCEEDPLNRVYPGEFNYGGGHVISDLVAGKAVHLKATAYGTHCYPNRAIDKMVTLNDLPNAILCNPRNGYQNYNCAVNLGKKIIYTYMGVLKSKAANANYSTSGCLSPLFNDPYYRTIGLGTKIFLGGGEGWVTWHGTQHNPSVPRTEGGIPLKPSGTLWVMGDMKQMEARWLTGVSILGYGCSLSVGLGIPIPILNEDMAKFTSVSDEEIFAPIIDYGEEYSTGKAKPLGLVSYAELKSGSINFNGQSVPTVPLSSMVRAREIADILKNWIQSGRFTLTIPQMELPR from the coding sequence ATGGCAAGGTACAAGGTCGAAAAGACCTACGAGGAAATCAACGAGAAGATAAGGTCCGGCTCGGTGGTGGTGGTGACCGCCGAGGAGATGATAGGCGTGGTCAAGGAGCACGGAGTCGAAGAGGCGGCCCGCCACGTGGACGTGGTGACCACGGGCACCTTCGCACCCATGTGCTCCTCCGGGGCATTCATCAATTTCGGGCACACCAGCCCCACCACCAAGGCCAGCAAGGTGTGGTTCAACAACGTGCCCGCATACGCCGGCGTCGCAGCAGTGGACTGCTACATCGGGGCCACCGAGCCCTGCGAGGAAGACCCCCTGAACCGGGTGTATCCGGGCGAGTTCAACTACGGCGGCGGCCACGTGATAAGCGATCTGGTGGCGGGCAAGGCGGTGCATCTGAAGGCCACGGCCTACGGCACCCATTGCTATCCGAACCGCGCCATAGACAAGATGGTTACCCTAAACGACCTCCCGAACGCCATCCTGTGCAATCCGCGAAACGGCTACCAGAACTACAACTGCGCGGTGAACCTTGGAAAAAAGATCATCTACACCTACATGGGGGTCTTGAAATCCAAGGCGGCCAATGCCAATTATTCAACGTCAGGCTGCCTTTCGCCTCTTTTCAACGACCCGTATTACAGGACCATAGGGCTTGGGACCAAGATTTTCCTTGGCGGCGGAGAGGGCTGGGTAACGTGGCACGGCACCCAGCACAACCCCTCGGTTCCGCGCACAGAGGGCGGAATTCCCTTAAAGCCCTCAGGGACGCTGTGGGTGATGGGGGACATGAAGCAGATGGAGGCCCGTTGGCTGACCGGCGTGAGCATCCTGGGTTACGGCTGCTCGCTTTCGGTGGGCCTTGGGATTCCCATCCCCATACTGAACGAGGACATGGCGAAGTTCACCTCGGTTTCGGACGAGGAGATTTTTGCGCCCATAATCGACTATGGCGAGGAGTATTCCACCGGCAAGGCCAAGCCGCTTGGACTGGTGAGCTACGCCGAGCTAAAGAGCGGCTCCATAAATTTCAACGGGCAAAGCGTGCCCACCGTGCCCCTTTCAAGCATGGTGAGAGCCCGTGAAATAGCGGACATTCTGAAAAACTGGATACAGTCGGGGCGGTTTACCCTGACCATACCCCAGATGGAACTTCCCCGTTGA